In Acidimicrobiia bacterium, the DNA window CTGCACGCGTGCCGCGCCACCGACGTGTCGGTCGTCGTCACGCTGCACAACTACCGGCTCGCGTGCGCGAGCGGCGACCTCTTCCGCGACGGACACGTCTGCCACGACTGCCTCGGCCACCGCGCGCTCGGGCCCGGCGTGCGCCACGGCTGCTACCGCGAGGGGTCGTTGCCGACCGCGCCGATCGCGCTCTCGTCGTCGCTGCACCTCGGTGCGTGGCGCACGATCCCCGCCGCGTTCCTGATGATCTCCGATCGCCAGCGCCAGATCCTCGAGGGGCTCCAGCTGCCGCCGGAGCGCGTGTTCGTGAAGCCCAACCTCGTACCGGCCGACATCGTGCCGCCGGTACGTCCCGCCCCGCGCCACGTGGTGGTCTACGCGGGTCGGCTCGCGCCGGCGAAGGGTGTGCCCCTGCTGATGGAGGCGTGGGACCGCTTCCAAGCGGCCGCCGGCGGCGCGCTCCGGCTCGTCATCGCGGGCGCGGGACCATTGGAAGCCGCGGTACGGACCTGGGCCAACGGGCGCCCGTCGGTCGACGTGTGCGGCATGCTCAGCCGCGCCGACTGCGCCGCGCTCGTCGCGAGCGCGCGGGCCGCGATCGTTCCGTCCGCGTGGGAGGAGGCGTTCGGCCTCGTCGCGGTCGAAGCGATGGCCCTCGGCGTCGCGCCGGTCGCCGCCGCGCACGGCTCGTTCCCGGAGCTCATCGAGGACCGGCACAGCGGGGTGCTCGTCGCGCCCGGCGACGCCGACGCGCTCGCACGCGTCTTCGCGGAGGTCGATCAGCATCCCGAACGCTTCGCGGAGTATGGGGCCACCGCGCGCGCCGAGTACGCGCGCCGCTTCGATCCCGACGCGAACGTCGCGCAACTGCTCGATGCGTACCGCTTCGCGATCGAACATCCGACCCGCCCGCGGCGCACCGCGAGCCCGACGGCCGGCGCCGCCGAGAACCAGATCTGCGAGTTCTGGGACGCGCATCCGTGCGGGCAGGAGCAGGACGGCGCGCCCCGCGCGTACGACCACGACGATCCCGGCCGGTTCTTCACCGAGTACGACCGCTTCAAGTACGGGATCGAGGCGCACATCCCCGAGTGTCTCGACCGGCTCGACCTCGCGGGCCGGCGCGTGCTCGAGATCGGTACCGGTGAGGGCGCGGAGTCCGAGCAGCTCATCCGGCGGGGCGCGCGTTGGACCGGCGTCGACCTCACGCCGGAGTCGATCCGGCGGGTGCGCGCCCGGCTGGACCTGCACGGCCTCCCCTACGACGACCTGCGGCAGGCGAGCGCGGTCGAGCTGCCGTTCGCCGACAACTCGTTCGACCTCGTGTTCAGCCACGGGGTGCTGCACCACGTCCCCGACATCCACGCCGCGCAGCGCGAGATCCGGCGCGTGCTGCGCCCCGACGGCGAGCTCGTCGTGATGATGTACGCGCGCTGGTCGTTGAACTACCTCGTCGCGATCGGGCTCATCCGGCGCGCCGCGCTGCTCGGCGCCTACCCGCTCGTGCGCGCCGGCGTGACGACACGCAACCCGATGGTCGCCGCGCACGTGCGCAACGCGAAGCGCGAGGGCCTGCTGCACTACCTCCGCCTCCGGCGCTTCGTGCACAGCAACACCGACGGGCCCGACAACCCGTTCGCGCGGGTCTACGACCGGCGCCGGCTGCGCGACGACTTCCCCGACTTCGACGTCACCGACACCTATCGGCGGTTCATGCACGCGCCGCCGTTGCCGGTGCACGGCACACGGGGCGAGCGGTTTCTCGGCTGGCACCTGTGGGCGCACCTGCGCCCGCGGGCCGCGGCGCTCGAGCCCGCACGCGGCGAGCCCGCGCTCAGCGGCGCCGAGTAGCTCGACCTCGCGGTCGAGGCACCCGCACTACGGATTCATCGAGCTGTTGTGATCCTGGTTGTACGGGCTCGCCTGCCACGCGGCGAGCTGGAGCTCGGTTCCCTGGTCGTGCGCCATCATCCGCCACGTGCCCGTGTAGGTGTTGCTCGAGAACACGTTGTTCTGATGGAACGTGATCGCGTTCTCGATGGCCTGGCCCTGGTACGGCGACCACGACGGGTACGTGCCCCACTGCGAGAACACGCCGTTGAGTCCGCAGCCCTTGTTGAGCGCGCATCCGGGGACCTTCGTCGGGTCGAGGCCGAACTCGTTGTCGTGCACCGACAGGTTCTGCGTCTTCCAGCGGCAGTCGCTGAAGTACGGCGCGTGGTCGATCGTCCCCGCGACACACGTCGACAGGCTCGCGTGGCCGCCCTCGGTGCAGTCCCTCGTCGGGTTCGCCGGTGAGTTGCAGAACCGATCCGCGTTCTCCCAGAGGATCACGCCCGACCAGTTGTTCGACAGCACGTTGCCCGAGATCTCGAACGTCGAGTACTTCGAGCTGACGCGCGAGTCGCCGCCGCTCTCGGAGATGTAGATCGCGCCGGTCGGGAAGCCCGGGTTCGTCGGGCCGGCCACCCACGCGTTGTTCGCGAGCGTGTTGTCGTGGATGAAGCCGTTGTAGCTGGCTTCATACATGATTCCTTCGGCGTCGTTGTTCGAGACGTAGTTGCCGCCGATCTCGATGGCGACGTCGTTCGTGTCGGCCCACACACCGACGCCCTTGTTGTCGTGCACGTAGTTGTTCGTGATCGACGCGCCGCGCACCGCCCAGAGCTTCAGACCGCCGGTGCAGCCGCAGCCGGGCTGGCGCTTCTCCCAGTCGCCGGTGTTGTTGTCGGCGATCTCGTTGTGGTCGATCACCAGCGCCGAGATGCCGTTGCCCTGTTGGTAGGCGTTGATCCCGTACTGCCCGTTCGAATCGATGCAGTTGTCGCGGACGGTCTGGTTCGCCCCCGCCATGAGCGCGGCGCCCTGGTTGTCGGCGATGGTGTTGTTCGCGATCGTCCAGCCATTGGCCGAGTCGTGGTTCACGACACCCTGATCCTGCGGCGACACGAAGTTCCGGATCGTCAGGTGCTCGATCGTCACGTTCGCGGCGTGCTGCGTGAACGCGAAGTTGTTCTTGCTCTGACCGTCGATCACCGCGCCGGGCGCGCCGACGAACGTGTCGTTGTCGGCCGGGATGACCTGGTCGTACTCCCCCGACCCGAGCGTGTGGACGCCCGGCGCGAACCAGTACGTGGTGCGCGCGTTCCAGGTGAGGCCGTGGTTGTCGCCCGCGGGCACGACGATCGCGCCGGCGGGCGGGGTCGCCGGCCCGTCGAGCACCGAGTGATCGCCGCAGATCTGCGCGGGCGGGGTCTGCGGCGCACCGCCCGGGCTGCCGGGCGTGGTCGTGGTGGGCGCGGTCGTCGCCGGTGTGGTCGTCGTGGTGACCGGTTCGTCGGCGAGGTTCAGCACGAGCGCGGTCGTGACCGACGTCGGGCCGCTCCAGCGGGCGTCCGACTCCGCCGCGGCCTTGCCGGCGGGCGTGTTCGTGGCCTCACGCACGCCGTACGTCCAGCGCTGCGTGGGCATGGCACGCGACTGCGACGCGCGATCGATCGCGGTCGCGACCTCGCCGCCGACGCCGTCGTTCGTGATCGCGATCTTGCGCGAGCCGTCGGGCGGCGCGAAGTCGACCCGCCAGTGGGGGCTGCCCTGCGCGAGCACGACGACGGAGTGATCCGACGGGACGTTCACGCTCGGGCCTTGCAGGCCGGTCGCCCCCGCGGCTCCGGCGACGGGTGTCACCAGGTCGACGTGCGAGAACGCCATCGTGACCATCGACGCGTGCCCCGCGGGCTGCAGCGTGACACGCGGACGCTCGGCGTTCACCGTCTCGAGGTGCGTGCACGCGACGAGGCGCGTCGCCTCGCCGTTCACGACGTCGAGCCGCTTGACCCAGCTCGGCGCGCACGTGACCGTCGAGCTC includes these proteins:
- a CDS encoding glycosyltransferase, translated to MRILVAHNRYRSTSPGGEDRVVDQERDALQAAGHTVERFERFNDDIQSWSLARRSAIPARVVWNDAARRDLTRAIADFRPDVVHVHNTFPLLSPSILHACRATDVSVVVTLHNYRLACASGDLFRDGHVCHDCLGHRALGPGVRHGCYREGSLPTAPIALSSSLHLGAWRTIPAAFLMISDRQRQILEGLQLPPERVFVKPNLVPADIVPPVRPAPRHVVVYAGRLAPAKGVPLLMEAWDRFQAAAGGALRLVIAGAGPLEAAVRTWANGRPSVDVCGMLSRADCAALVASARAAIVPSAWEEAFGLVAVEAMALGVAPVAAAHGSFPELIEDRHSGVLVAPGDADALARVFAEVDQHPERFAEYGATARAEYARRFDPDANVAQLLDAYRFAIEHPTRPRRTASPTAGAAENQICEFWDAHPCGQEQDGAPRAYDHDDPGRFFTEYDRFKYGIEAHIPECLDRLDLAGRRVLEIGTGEGAESEQLIRRGARWTGVDLTPESIRRVRARLDLHGLPYDDLRQASAVELPFADNSFDLVFSHGVLHHVPDIHAAQREIRRVLRPDGELVVMMYARWSLNYLVAIGLIRRAALLGAYPLVRAGVTTRNPMVAAHVRNAKREGLLHYLRLRRFVHSNTDGPDNPFARVYDRRRLRDDFPDFDVTDTYRRFMHAPPLPVHGTRGERFLGWHLWAHLRPRAAALEPARGEPALSGAE
- a CDS encoding right-handed parallel beta-helix repeat-containing protein, with the protein product MIALVATGVAVPVLAHAFASTPQPKIELIGDATVSSGRSTASPSTALPHGTAKGDFLVSYVEASPSSTVTCAPSWVKRLDVVNGEATRLVACTHLETVNAERPRVTLQPAGHASMVTMAFSHVDLVTPVAGAAGATGLQGPSVNVPSDHSVVVLAQGSPHWRVDFAPPDGSRKIAITNDGVGGEVATAIDRASQSRAMPTQRWTYGVREATNTPAGKAAAESDARWSGPTSVTTALVLNLADEPVTTTTTPATTAPTTTTPGSPGGAPQTPPAQICGDHSVLDGPATPPAGAIVVPAGDNHGLTWNARTTYWFAPGVHTLGSGEYDQVIPADNDTFVGAPGAVIDGQSKNNFAFTQHAANVTIEHLTIRNFVSPQDQGVVNHDSANGWTIANNTIADNQGAALMAGANQTVRDNCIDSNGQYGINAYQQGNGISALVIDHNEIADNNTGDWEKRQPGCGCTGGLKLWAVRGASITNNYVHDNKGVGVWADTNDVAIEIGGNYVSNNDAEGIMYEASYNGFIHDNTLANNAWVAGPTNPGFPTGAIYISESGGDSRVSSKYSTFEISGNVLSNNWSGVILWENADRFCNSPANPTRDCTEGGHASLSTCVAGTIDHAPYFSDCRWKTQNLSVHDNEFGLDPTKVPGCALNKGCGLNGVFSQWGTYPSWSPYQGQAIENAITFHQNNVFSSNTYTGTWRMMAHDQGTELQLAAWQASPYNQDHNSSMNP